ATTTGGAGGTAGTGGCTTCAGGCCGTCTAAGGTCCTGTCTGCAGGTGACCATGTGGTGTGTAGgaatttttctctctgttttttctttctctacttcttagtgggtttttttgtggACAATGGAAGCAGCTCCCTCCTTTTTACATGAAGCTACCACAGGGCAAAACTTTACAAAGAGCCTGGGTTTGCTTGGAAATATAAAATACACACAAAGAAGCCACTTCCAGGTGGCTTATCTGTACTCATTCCTATGATAAAGATTTATCCAACAGCCCCGGGCCCTGGCACTCATCAATCACTCCCTTCAGCACTTGGAATAGCAGGAAGAAAATAATGACTTCCACCTGGTCTGAGGTAAGAGGCGCTTGGTTATCTGAGGGCACTAAGCATATATAATTACAGTGTTCAGTTACCATGGGTCAAACTCTTAGCTATCGCTAGAAGTCTAAGaagggaaggcagaaagaaacACAGTAAGAGCCTTTGGAGCTAAGATCTGCAAAGCCCCTTTCTAGGGTCTCAGACTTAAGAAGTCTAGGTAGGAGCGATTTGTCCAGGCGGCAGAGAGTAGAATTCACACTCGAAGATGGGTCTCTTCTGTGACCTAACACTCTAAACCCCGCAAGAGCCCTCACACATGAGACTTCAAAGAAAACGAAAGAAGAGAGCGCAGAGGAAAATGAAGCGGTGCATTAGAACAGTGGTTTTTCAATGGGTGTTCCTCCCAACATGCCCCCCCTCCCGCCAAATCCCAGAACCTCCTGGAACCTActagaaatgcaaattcttgAGCCTCACCTGAGAATTCACTAGAAATTCTGAGGATAAAAGCCCGTGTTCTACATTTTGACAAGCTCGCCCTCTTACTGATGCAtgctacaagtttttttttttttaaaaaaagaaagctgagtgccaggggctcacgcctgaaatcctagctactcaggaggctgagatctgaggatcacagttcaaagccagccccacgcaggaaggtctatgaaatgcttatctccaattaatcaaccagaaaaccagaagtggcatagtcaccttgagcaaaaaagctcagggacagcacctaggacctaagttcaagccccatgactgacaaaaaaaagtgtcCATTCTGAAATTCTCCACTAGTAAATCAAGGCGTATAACTTATgtctgggttttttggtgggttttttgtttctttgggggtttttggggggtggtggtcttggggtttgaactcagagcctaggcactgttcctgagccactttgggctcgaggctagtgctctaccacttgagccacagcgccacttccagccttttttggaTAGTTTATCagcgataagagcctcacagacgttcttgcccaggatggctttgaaccaggatcctcagatctcagtcatgaGCCACGGGTGTCAGCTGTCAGGTCTATTTGACCCTGACTTTCTTACTGCATTCTCTCAAGGTAGCTGGGGTAAGGCAGTCCTCTGGGACGTCCTTTATAAGGGCactaatcctactcaagaggacTCTCTCCTACCAAGCTCATCTCTCCTTAAGACTTCATCTAATACCGTCACGCTGGGGAATAAGGATCTCAGTCTAGGAAATCAGACCATGATCTGCCCCTAACCTGTGCATCATCAGAGAGGATTGGTTCTTATGCCTAGGCCTGTGTGTCAGATTATAAAATCCCTGAGGGCCAGAGTTGCTTCATTATTCCTTAGTACCCAGCGGAGAATCTAAGACAGAAAAGCTGATAACAatggacaaaaaaggaaaagtgagGAGGGATGGACAGGAATGTGGACCAAGGAATGAGTAAATCCTTCTTCTTGCCTTGTCCAGCCCTCTGTCCAGGACACGTCAGAATGAGCTTCAGTGTTTTGGTTCACACACGAAGCCATGGGTACTGTCTTTCTTGATTACCTGGCATTCAGGCCCAATAATGAAACTAGCATCCTAGCTCAGAGATGAGGGGTAAATTCTCAAAATCTGGGCTCACAAAACCCACCACACACCTGGAGACCAGTTGCAgggaagtacattttttttaaaataagatgagggtaggaaggagggagggggaggggggagagagggagagggaaggagagactaTGAATCTGTTCAGTTTGGAGGCAATACACGTATAAGCTTTCTGGAGACACCCTGTTTAAATTGGACCAACTGCCGCCATAGTTTTATGCACATTGTGAGAGATCACAAGACTTTGATGCCAACAGCATTAGAACTTAGGCATCAATGCCATCTGGTACATGGTGGGGGAAAAAAGGCAGAGTCTAGGGTCTGGAAATACTTTCCTGGTCACTGGCCTGCCCAGAGGGCGGAGGCACAAACCGCAGTCTCCCAGCAGCCTCCGCGCTGCTTTAGTCTGTGGAGCAGCTCAGCTGCTTGCAATATGAGCACACTGAGGGGGCTTTGTTctcagagtctgttttatgttcattttcataaataaaagaaCTCCGCTGCTAAGAGGGAAACAGTGTTGACCTTGGGAAGCAAGCATGAGTCTCCGTGACAAAGTCAGTCACCCAGGGAGGAAGCCGACCTGCAAATACATTCTTCTTGCCCTAGAAGACTTGCCCGTTCTCTGCAGATCATCTAAGTTGGATGGAAGAGCAAAAGGGGTTTTTCTATGATACAAAAGGAGACAAGATGTCACCGAGGTCCTCCCCCAAGAGACTATAAGGAAGGAACATAGTGATGAATAGCTACTGCCAGGATCTTACTGgagccccttcctttctcccttaccACTTCCTGCCTTCCAGCTACAGAGGGCAAACAGCACTCAGGAACAGAGTGGCCCGGCAGAAAGCCCGGCACAGGGTGGAGGCAGCTGATGCCCATACAAGACCGTGCCTACATTAGATGCACTGTGTTTTGTGTTCCTCCAAAGGAATTACAGCTGGAGTCTGTACAGAACTTTATCAATAAGGCTCATCAACGTCTAGGCCAGAGAGGGAGTCATGCAGGAGCAGATGAGGTTGATCCGTCAATGGTATTTTACCCAGCACTTTCCTTCAATGGAGGTGAAGGTAACCAGATAATAAACTAGGgcgcatttggggggggggggcggagggtcagttgtggggcttcaacccagggcctgggcactgtccctgagcctctttgtgctcaaggctagcactctaccacatgagccacagtgccacttccagtttttgagtggttcattggagataagagtctcacaggggggctggggatatggcctagtggcaagagtgcttgcctcgtatacatgaggccctgggttcaattccccagcaccacatatacagaaaacggccagaagtggcgctgtggctcaagtggcagagtgctagccttgagcaaaaagaagccagggacagtgctcaggccctgagtccaaggcccaggactggacaaaaacaaaaacaaaaaaaaaagagtctcacagggacttttctgcctgggctggcttctagctgcgatcctcagatctcagcctcctgagtagctaggatttcaagcgtgagccactggtgcctggctaatctAGGGTTTTTAAGGTCTGGTTTACCTAAGAGTAGACCTCAAAAAAGGTACCAACATTGCAAGGATGAAAAGACTTTTTGAGCAGCATTGAGTTTAATAATgcttttacagatttttttttaaaaagacattttccCCAGTGCTGTTCCTCTCTGCATTAAATTTTCATGAAAAAGTTAAATACTGAAATACATGGATAATactattttttgtttcctttgcttgtttccttcttcccattttcctcttctcttctctcctcctccttctcctcgacCTCTTCCTCACAATGTAGCACAAGctgcctcaaattcatgatcctcccgcttcagcctcctgagtgcccagGTATTAGCCTTTCCTTAATGGTTGACAAGATCTTTTTATGTCTTGATTATCTGTTACTTATTGTGTATGTTGAAAAGGCCTTCTCCAACTCTGTCAACTGCACACTGAGTTTCAAAACGTTAACTGGGAGGTGTTTTGACAATAATACTTCTGAAAGAAACAGCAGCAGGCCAACACGGGGAGAGAACAGTTTACACAGGCATAAGATCTACAACCGTTAACAAACCCATTCAATAGTCAACCACATAACTTTTCTACTTGGGGGATACTTTATACTTCCCAAAGGATCCATGACTCACCTAACTTGGACCTCATGAACATCTATGAGGTTTGTGGGAAATCATTTTCTCACCTGAAGTGGAAAGTTGGTCAAGATCTTTTCAATGATCTACATCTGACCTGTTATCTCAGTTTTTTCCAGCTGTGACAACTCGGGCCCAAAGGATCAAAGACGTCCCTCAATCATCAAGGCCCTGCTTAAGAACAGAGAAAGACCTAAAACTGTTCCTCATCTGGCACCTTGAAAGGAAATGACCTCTCTCACAACGCTGGGAGAAGTCTGTCCCAGTGTTTCTGAGCCTAATAATAAAAGGGCCACATAAATACCAGGATGGAATCCATTTAATGACTTTTATTGAGCAGTAAGAATGAGGGGATCTCATACTTTACTAAGAGATATATTGGATAGCGATGGTATCTGATTTCATTGTTAGAGTCAAGTtgctattacaaaaaaaaagagagaggcagaccaatactttttaaaaatattattacatgcacgaacattctttttttttcagagcttagATCTAAGATTACAATGGAAAGGGAGTGAATTTTCTTCCCAGTAGAAGATGAATAATTACGCAAAATCTTCTAACTCCCTGCTATacgtatgttttaaaaataagatacagaATGTTAGTCAGGCAAATGCAGTCTGAATACAGGACTTATTATATCTCATCTGTGGTCTGTAAGGGAGAAAGACATGGTTTTATGACTACAAGAAGATACTGCATGGAAAtaattctgtggctcaagtggtagagccctagcattgagctgaagagctcagggatagcgcccaggcccagagttcaagccccatgacctgaaaaaggaaaaaaaagaaaaagtatttgaaaaggAGACACTGCAAaacatttcctcttccttccttttcctggctGATGAACCTCATTCCGGTTCAGATCCAAGCCTTGAATCAATCAATACCTTGCATGTTAAATGTTCTTAACCATCTGAGAAATGAGTGGAGAGTTGCATGTTAACGCCCACTGTGTACTGCCAACCTCTTCTACTTCTTTTATAGCTTGAaggaattaaaaggaaaaaaaaggatggtGAAGAATTAATTTGGTAACTGTAGAAACAGATGAAAAGCAAGCCCTAAAGAGTCTTCTGATAGCCCTTTACATTGGAAATGACTATGCACTCATTTACAAATCTTAGTattacagtatatacagtatatatgtatatatcctacatatgtatatacacatacatatatatatcctacaTAACTTTGTCAGAGCTGAGAGCTAATACTGGAGAAATACTTCTAGTAGCAGGAAAACAAAGCCTGGGCCTTCCTCATTATGACCCATATAAAGCTCCTGAGTGATGGAGACACCAGAATGCAGGTAGGTCTTAGGAAGTGCCAACTGGTACCTCAGAAAGGGTGCCTAGATAGTAAGATGTCTGCCGTGTGGCCATCCCAGACGCCACGCCACTGGGACCTCCTATTCCTACAGCATGCCGCCCAGACACACAAAGCTCAACAGCCATACCCCTCAGTCTCCAGCCTGGCTCCTTCACCTCTGTCCTGACCATTCCTTCGGGGGAAGTCGGTGGAAAGAAGAAGACAGTGGTTATGCCTGTGCTGGAGCGACAGCCATCAGCTCCAGAGAAACAGCACAGGGTCACATGCACCAGAGCGACCCAGAACTCAGGCCTCCCGAGGGCCAGGCGAGGGATCAGTCTTCCCGCCTCCCTTCCTGCGGCTCAGTTGTAGGAAAGGTAGTCGACGAGCCGGGGAGGGATGTTTAACTTGGCGATTTTCTCCAGCCCTCGGACTCCGGTTGCCTTCCGCAGGCTCACCCTGCAGAGCTGTGACAAGGTCAGAGGCGTCTCTGGAAAAAGGGAtcaacaagaaaaggaaattcgTTTTAGGAAGGAGCACAACGTGCTACAAGCTGGTGAGCATGAGggtagaactggaaaaaaaacaagaacacttCCCTTTACCCTAGACTTAGGATGGGGCCGGGATGTGACCTCTGGAACGTCACCAGAAAGGACAGCCGGGATTGGAGGAGGGAAGAACAGGAAATAGAATTCCTGGGATGTCCACGGGAATGTCATTTTGTGGGTTTCACGGCTTTtaggtgtttttgtttggttttaggagCCAGAGAAACGCATCTATGGCGGGGAGCACCACTTGTCAGACATCCAGCCAAACGAGGCACCGGTGGAAAGCTGGTGCTGGCGCaggtggcggcggcggctgccTGCTGTTCTCGACATGAGGTCTCCTTGCTCCTGTGATGCTGAGACTGAGGGCCACGGGGAACCCAAGAAGAGCCCTTCAAATATACAAGGCGGCTCCCACCATGACGTATTCCAATGTACGTACTAGTGGCAAAAGGCAGGCGCTTGGGGCTAAACACTAAGCCATCCTAGGAAGTTCCAGGAGAACTGGCAAACCGGGGGGGCCCAAGTTGAGGGGGGGGGCAGCTGGGCGGACGGACGCAGGAGCCTAACTCACTCTCGTAGTGCTCAAAGCACTTGGCGGGGGCGCTGCTGCTCCACGTGTAGTCTGACGGCTTCTTTCCCCTGTTGTCCCGGGCATAGATGTTGCCTCCGAACTCAATGAGCATCTCGATGAGGTCAACGTTCTTGACCTTGGCCGCGTGGTGAAGGGCAGTCTCATGAAGTTTGGCCGCATTCACATTGGcccctggaggtccaggcagagAGAACAGGTATCACCCACAGAGCTTGGAGCCAAGACAAAAACTGGCCCAGACTGGAGCAGTGTGCTAAAGATCACACGcggaagtagctaggatgataggcataagccactagcacccagtggagtgtttggatttttttttttttttggtccaagattGTGATTCGAACTTGTTATCGGACACTTCTCGCTCACGggcctggtgctctatcacctgggTCGTGCCTCCAGTCCCAAGGGTCTGGATGTGAAGCCTGAATCGGCTGTAACCATCTGACCACTGTCCTGCGGAACAGCTCACATCGAGTGAAGCAGAACTGCAACATTCAAAGCATGGAGGGCTCTGTGACGGTGCTGAGCCATGAGGTAAAGGTGGGCTTCCCACCTCTGTTACCTGAACCTACAAACGTCCTCCGCTGTTTTCCCCAGTTGGACCTGGTTTCTGCACTACAGTCAGCcttccctgtccctgagttctgtaTTCACAGATTCGACTAATTAAGGCTCAAaagtatttggggggggggggggaaagaaagacTGCATCTGTCCTGAATGTGTACAAATCTTCCCACCTCAGGGTTCTCTTTatactgtctttttttgtttttttctgtcagtcctggggcttgaactcagagtctgggcgctgcctttttcactcaaggctacactctacctctttgagccacagcatcacttccagttttctggtggttaattggaaattaaagtctcacagactttcctgcctggctggctttgaactgtgatcctcagatctcagcctccctgagtagctaggatgacaggcgtgagccaacagtgcccaactTGTACTAAGTCTTTTGTAAGGTCTGTTTTCCTGCTAAGTGAGTGAGACTGCATCAAAcatcacctgtctgtctgtcctggtcAGCTGTTTGCCAGCCATAGTACAGGTAAGCCATTCGTGCAGGTAAACAGCGATCCAGGTAAGCAACCCCCACAGGCAGCAGCAGCTCGGGTGAACCCCCACGCACCTGCGTTGAGCAGCACTTTGACACAGTCCAGGTGCTCCCGGGCGCAGGCAACGTGCAGAGGGGTCCCAAAGTGGCAGTCGTGTGCTTCCAGGTTGGCCCCCATGTCGATAAGAAGCCTCACACATTCAGAACTCCCTTAAGGTAAATGGAAAGGGAGGGCAGTGTTCAGGCGTCTGTTCACTGGAAATGCTATGCGTGGCCAAACGGGCCACTGGAACTGACTGCTCGGGGACCAGAAACGGAAGGGAGAAGTGACGACACGGCCCAGTCTAGGGAGCGGGTGACAGCCCTACACGGCCCTGGGGAAGGCAGGAGATGCAGTCCTTTCCTGAGGAACAGGCCACATCCACCCTCTTGCTGAGAACCAGCGACCTGGGGCCCCACGAGGGGACGCGTGGGGAAGGGAGActccagcccttccttcccctgTAAGGTGGCCCCTGCTCCACGTCGAGGAGTTCAGCCCGTGGGAATGACCTGTGCCTGCTGGAATCCTTGTCCAGCATCACTTGCTGAAAATACTGTCTTTTCTCCATCATGGTTTTTTGggggtgtttatttttttgtgggagggggggctcctttgtcaaaaatcaattGGCTGTAGTGAGgtgagtttatttctgggtcttctgttctgttTCATCGGAACCTGAGTCATTTTTGCCCCTCCTCTTTTTGCACCTCTGTCCCTGTCAAAGCCTACTGATCCCTCTCCCaaatccttcatttctttcttttttagctttttgtgggtggtggggcttgaactcggggcctggccactgtccctgagctcttttgctcaaggcgagtgctttaccactttgagccacagcgccacttccggccttctggtggttcattggagacaaagagtctcaaggacggttcctgccagggctggctgtgaactgtgatcctcagatctccagcttcccgagtagctaggatgacaggcgtgagccgccagcgcccgGCTCCCCTCTTTCCATGCCAACACCCCCCGCCGGGCCCTGTGTGCTGCCAGCGCTTCCTAACGCAGCGGCTCACCGCTCATGCAGGCCTCGTGCAGCGGGGACGCTGTGTACAGAGGGGGGTTGACCTTCGCCCCGTAGGACAGCAAGAGCTTCACACACTCGACGCTTCCCGAGGCGCAGGCATCACAGAGAGGGGTGCTGCCATCGATGTTGCGGGCGTCCACCTCAAGGGAAAAGAGCAGATGGTAAAGGGTGGGAGGAAGGCCATGCAACACTCTCATCTTCACAGGCTCGGCTCCGCAAGGAGAACTTCGTACAAGCGCCAGTTTGCTATGACGTGCTGAGGCACCCCGCCAAGGAGTTCAAAGGGAACCCCACGTGCAGCTTGGGGGCGCGGGGAGCAATCACGATC
The DNA window shown above is from Perognathus longimembris pacificus isolate PPM17 chromosome 18, ASM2315922v1, whole genome shotgun sequence and carries:
- the Asb13 gene encoding ankyrin repeat and SOCS box protein 13; the encoded protein is MEPRAADGYFLGDVGFWVERTPVHEAAQRGESLQLQQLIENGACVNQVTVDSITPLHAASLQGQAQCVQLLLAAGAQVDARNIDGSTPLCDACASGSVECVKLLLSYGAKVNPPLYTASPLHEACMSGSSECVRLLIDMGANLEAHDCHFGTPLHVACAREHLDCVKVLLNAGANVNAAKLHETALHHAAKVKNVDLIEMLIEFGGNIYARDNRGKKPSDYTWSSSAPAKCFEHYEKTPLTLSQLCRVSLRKATGVRGLEKIAKLNIPPRLVDYLSYN